The region GTTGATCAACCCGACTCTTCCAACAAGAATGTCAAGCCATTGATTATACTTCCCATCCAGTTTGGCTTCTTCAATGAAAATGGAGGATGAAAAGGAATTTCTTGAAACCTTCCGCAAAGTCCAAATCAACATTCCTTTATTGGATGCAATCAAGAAAATACCACGTTATGCCAAATTCCTTAAGGATTTGTGCACTAATAAGAGGAATTTTAAGGCGAATGAAAAGATTCAAGTCAATGCCAATGTGTCCGTGGTTATCCAAAAGAAGTTACCACCCAAATGGAAGGACCCGTGAATGTTCGCTATTCCATGCACAATTGGTGATTTACATGTTGAAAGTGCAATGCTAGATCTTGGAGCTTCAATAAATGTGATACCCTACTCAGTTTTTCAATCTCTCAATGTTGTACCTTTGGAAGAAACCGGAGTGATAATTCAATTAGCGGACAAGTCAAGTGTATTTCCAAGAGGCGTGTTAGAAGATGTACTAGTGCAAGTCAATCAACTAGTATTTCCCGCGGACTTCTAtgtcattgaccttgaagagaagACTCTGTCCAAGTCATCTATGATTCTCCTTGGAAGACCCTTCATGAATACCGCTCACACAATTATTGATGTTCATAATGGGAAGATCACCATGGAGTTCGATGGCGAGACCATTCACTTCAACATCTTTGAAGCCATGAGGTATCCTAGCAATATTTCTCCATTGTATCGGGTCGATGTGATTGAACTAATCACCCAACAACTATTCGAGTTATCGTATGGAGATATTTTCAAGATGGTGCTCAACTTGAGTCTTGAttgtgaaagtttgaagaaaacatTGGATATGTATTCATTGGACTCCGAAGTTGAAGAGATTGTGAAGATTTTAGAAGTTAACAATTCCACAAAGAAGGATGTTTTTCAAGTTTTCTTATCTCATTCTCCAAACAAGATGCCCCCTTCAATAATCCAACCACCCACACTTGAGTTGAAAGTTTTGCCTAGCCATTTGAAGTACGTTTATCTAGGTCAAGACAAATCTCTTCCGGTGATCATCTCCCCTCAATTTAAAGACTTTGAAGAAAATCAATTGGTTGAAGTATTGAAGGAACATAAAGAAGCAATGGGATGGACGATAGCGGATATCAAGGGGATAAGTCCtaatatttgatgggttttagccataagaactttcctatgtgtgcatgcaaaaccctaatgcttgga is a window of Lactuca sativa cultivar Salinas chromosome 1, Lsat_Salinas_v11, whole genome shotgun sequence DNA encoding:
- the LOC111904191 gene encoding uncharacterized protein LOC111904191, producing the protein MFAIPCTIGDLHVESAMLDLGASINVIPYSVFQSLNVVPLEETGVIIQLADKSSVFPRGVLEDVLVQVNQLVFPADFYVIDLEEKTLSKSSMILLGRPFMNTAHTIIDVHNGKITMEFDGETIHFNIFEAMRYPSNISPLYRVDVIELITQQLFELSYGDIFKMVLNLSLDCESLKKTLDMYSLDSEVEEIVKILEVNNSTKKDVFQVFLSHSPNKMPPSIIQPPTLELKVLPSHLKYVYLGQDKSLPVIISPQFKDFEENQLVEVLKEHKEAMGWTIADIKGISPNI